GACGATGCCACCGGTCATGGCGATGCGAGACTTCTTGTTTTTGTCATCTCCCCCACAGTTGGTGCACTTCATTCCCATGGTGGCCACACCCAGTCCAGCCACGGTCACAATGATGCCCACAATCATCAGGGCACGCGTTGCCTGGAGTGCAGCTGGTGagttgggggaggacagggttaATACACCAGGACATCTCTGGGTGGCAAACAAATAATATATGGTGCATTACATGGCCCTCCTGTTTTTCTCCCCAGCTGAGATAAGTTAGTTTGATAGGGGAAGTCGATATGGATGGTTGAGTGAATAAATAACCATTGACAAATGTTTGATTTATCCAACCAAATAATTTGAATTAGCCACAAGTTTCAGTTACAGGAATATAAAGTTGAACCCAATTAGGTGTTTAGCTTTCATATCCAGGTTATTGAAACCTGAGAGCAGTGTAGCCACAAACAATACATGCAAACTAAACACTGATATTCTCCATCTTTGCCTCAACCACTCCCTCCCCCAATGCACCTCTAGTCAGGTGTAACAGAAACCGGCTTCAACCGGAAACCCCCATGAGGGTAAGTGTGCgccacccctccccctctggcTCAGTTGGCAAGTCAGGAACCAGTTAGACCAGTCATGAGACAGACGGGGAGTTGGGTTTCACTATGAGGGACGTTCTCACTATTGGCTAGCTAGACCCTCCCACAGCAAGTAGATCTCGCTTTAGGTTACAAGTGACATTCACAAGATCCCAAATCAAAATGGCTGTTGACAGTAAAATGATTTAATATGGCCTCATAACACCCATATACGAGCCAGGAAGCATTTAGACAACATACCGACGCCTGAAACTATGCATTTCTGAAAAACTCCAGTTCCACAGATTGCAATTGGCATAAGAAAAACAGTACACCGCAATCATTGCTTACCTGGAACGCATGAAGAAATTTAAATAAGCATTTGGCACAAACCAATAAATTTCTACAGTTCCGCATATCTGGTAATTCTCCACCTTCCTGCTATCAGTGCAATGCAATTGACATAAAGCTATTTATTTACTTGTTACATTGACCACTGGTTTGATTACAATGCCTTTATCAGACATGGCTTGTGTTCATGTTTGCAGATATGATAAAGCATACAAGCAAAAGAGTATAAGAGATAAAGCTATATCGTTTTATAGACTCCTTATCAAAATAGTTGATACACAAGTCAAACAGTGGTTTTACAGCCACTAAAACTACCATGCAGTCAGGGAGCTCAAAGCAGCTCAGTAAAGCCTATGCTCTCAATGTCTGAGAGCATAGTCTTTTAGAGGTGCACTTTTGCCGAAGTGTGAAAATATGAATGGAATGGATGGCACTCACCCAGCAAGCCACACTTAACTCACACATCTAGACACCGCAATGTGTCTGCTGATTGAGACCAGAGTTACTTAaacaccatgcttctacatcgcTTGCTCTTcggggttttagactggctttCTATAGAAGCACTGTGACAACGGCTGatataaaaagggctttataaaatacatttgatagaGTAGGATGTAGTGGACAGAAGTCGCTACTTAAACTACTTGTTGAGATACAGGATCAAGCACTTTTATCAGGGGGCAGTTGGCAGGGAGTGTAGTCAGAGGCTAACGTTTTGGGCCATGCCTACATTTATGCAATGTCATGATTTAGTGATTGTTGGTTTAAGCGAATATTGTACTATTGCATATATTGTAACACCAGTAGGGTAGGAAGCTAAACAGGAAAATATCGCCGCGAGCCAGTTTTATTCAGTAATAGGCTAGATGAGGAATGCATCTGTGCCTCTTGCCGACTGTGCACGCAGACTGTCACACCTGTGAGTCCAGTCAATGGCGTGTTGACTAAACAGAGCAGAGATCAAGGCTTGATTTACCCCCATGCCAACAACTCGTCCCCCCCTCGATACTGCCTGCAGCTAGTTAATAAGGGTTTTTCCCATAGGCGGATGAGGGCATGGCACAGGACAATGGCTGTCTGGATAACCATTACCCTATTGGTAACTGCGCAACACAGCTATGTCCACGAACCAACGTGAATACAAAGCATTCCTCCAGTAGCCTGTGTTTGGTTATATCCCCTGATATCGTGAACCGATGGTGAGATGAAATAGGAGTAGCCCCATATAATGGACAAAGAAAAATGTTGGATAGAGTCCATTGGGGCTAAGTTACTGAATATCAATAACAAAGCAACCAAAAATGTACATAGAAGATGGACACTAAGTATGAGTCGTAAATCGCACACAAGGTGTGGCAGTTCTATAGAACATTATCAGGTTTCCAATAAGACACGGCGCATGCGTCATCTATAGCAGGGGCGCGCGTTAATTCCCTCGCCTAGCAAATTCAAACAGCTTGTTCTCAACATTAACTTTTGACATTGTACTCATTCCACTAATAGTTTCATACTGGAAAATGAAACTAATTTTATATATAAAACAAATTCATTAGCCTACTTACAGTCAAGTTGCAGAATTGAGTCATAGACTTTGCATTGGATCTGGCCGGTACTCTGAAATGCACAAGACATCCATAATCCCTGGTACATAGACACCGCTGTGATGATGTTGTCCCCGACATAGGCGGACATTTTCCACTGCGGAAGGATTGTGCCGACAATTAACCCGATCAGACCCAGTAGCGACAGGGCAAACCCCAGAATCTGGAGTCCCGAGTTGGCCATGTCAACTCCTTGAAGCAAACCGAGTTTTAGGAATGTCACTGACCTTGAATAATCTGTGTAGTACAATAAAGACAACAAATAGTTTGATTGGCACGAAGAGGAAATTACTGTCCACCTGTTTGAGAAAAGCAGCCCTTCACGCGTTCACACAATTAATGTCTTCAAAAAGAGCTCTCTTTTGTCAAATTGTTTTAGAAAGTAGCGACTGCTTTCTGCAAACTATAAAAACAACTTGGCAGCTTCACCTCTAAAACGCAAACTGTAGAATTTCTCAGCACCTGTTGCCAAGCCGCACCTTGATTATTATAATGAGGGTCGGTCGGGGACGAGCGTTTTTAAGGTCTCT
The Oncorhynchus gorbuscha isolate QuinsamMale2020 ecotype Even-year linkage group LG20, OgorEven_v1.0, whole genome shotgun sequence DNA segment above includes these coding regions:
- the LOC124007495 gene encoding claudin-7-B-like; amino-acid sequence: MANSGLQILGFALSLLGLIGLIVGTILPQWKMSAYVGDNIITAVSMYQGLWMSCAFQSTGQIQCKVYDSILQLDSALQATRALMIVGIIVTVAGLGVATMGMKCTNCGGDDKNKKSRIAMTGGIVLLIGSLCATIACSWYANNIIKEFYNPFAPVNSKYEFGSAIFIAWAGAFLDIIGGAMLAATCPKGKPKAKYPIASTRPPSSSKEYV